The region aacaagACTATTCATGTCCACCATAGACTGACGGGCCAAAGCAACTTCCACCCCTCTCAATCTTGTGATGGTACGCCGAATGCGCTTTAGTGGGAGCGTGAGCCGCTTTCTATCCCTCCTCGTCGTTCGAGGGACCCGCTAAATTCTGGGGGGCGTCCATGGTTCAGAATTTCGCCCGGCACGTACTCCACGGCGGGTACCTAGTCTGATCTAGAAAATAGTATAGAGGTCACCATTACGATTTGGACAATGATATTGACGCGGATGGATCTTTTAGGGTTATGGTGCAGTTTGTAGGCGAGGGAAACTGGTCTAGGTGGTGGGCGTAATTGTGCTGCATATCTTTTACATATCTTCGTGCACTATTCATGCATAATTGCGCTAAATATAAGCTGCACTAAACGCTCACCTCGACGTCGAGTCCCACCACAACTATCAGGACGGGTATCTCAGCCTCACAACTTCACCTTCGCAATTGCGTCAGCTCTGATCGCAGCTCACATCCTAAGGGGTAGCTTTGCCTGAAGTATCGGCGATCCGCTTGCAGATAATCACGAACCTAGCGACACCGACCGAACCCAATCGCCTGCGACCACACAGCACACAAAATGCCCGACCCCCTTCCCCGCATCGCCTGCTTCCACGGCAGCGGCTCGAGCGCCGCTGTTTTCGAAATTCAATGTTCTTTTCTCGCAACGCTCCTAGCGAAGCAGTTCACCCTTGAATATTTCGACGGCCCGTTCCCGCGCTCTGCAGGGCCCGGGGTCCTCCCCGCCTTTGCAGACTACGGGCCTTTCAAGTCCTGGTTCGAGCCGGAGTCCGATAACCCAAAAGCGGACGGGAGCGGATACGATGCTTCGGGTCGCGACGGTATTGAACGAGTGTTGGGGCTTATGGAACAGCGCGCGCGAGAGAAGCAGTTCGGCAATGACAAATGGGTCGGAGTTCTGGGGTTTTCGCAAGGGACCAGGATTGCGAGCGGGTTGTTGTTGGATCAGCAAAGGTGGGAGAGAGCTGAGAAtgaggggaaaggaaaaaggacTGTGGGCGAAGGAATCAGGTTGAAATTCGGTGTTATGTGTAATGGAGGTGGAAGGCCGATGGAGAGTGAGGTTGGGTATAGTATGTTTTCTCTCTGCTCCTCTGAGGCTGGAAATACAGGTTGCTGATGAGATGAATAGAACTGGATGAGCCGGACATGATTGTACGAATACCGACGTTGCACGTACACGGGCTCAAAGATGAATTCCTGGCGTTTGGACGCGAGCAGTTTGAGAAGTACTTTGATAAAGACACGGCCACATTATACGAGATCAACTACCACCATGCGATGCCCTGGGTGAAGGCCCAGTCAGAAGAACTGGCGAGACGGGTTACAGAGCTGTACAACAAGACAAGGTGATAGATATCGGTATATACACTAACTAGAAAGATAGAAGGTCATCTGTTTATCGCAGCCGAGCCCGTCTGAGCGGCACATCCTAATATGTAGGATCTTTTCCATTATTTACCCGAATCGTTATGTTCACCAACAGGGCAGCTGCTGAGGTTCAGCTGGCTGCGCCGCTCCCTGAGCGAATCGACTCAACAGCCTAGCAATGTAAGATACTTATAGGATTGTCCCACAGACACTTCCTGCGGGAATCGTACAACGCTGTCTATCACAACTGGAACAGGTACAGCCTCTTCACCATTTCCCAAGCAACTCGGGATATTAAGGGCCATCCTCAGATCCTCTAGACTCCTCGCCATGATCACGGTCAGTGAGGTCAGAATAAGCCCGGTAGTGGAGTAGATAAGGTCCTGCTAGTGTAATGCGCTATAGGCTGGTTGCTAGCTGAGGGCACCGTTGCCGCCACGCACTGTATCTTCGTTGTAAGGAACTATCGCCAGAACAGCAGTCAAGACTCACTAAGTACAGCGttaaaagaagaaggtcgtGATTGTGAAGTGGGTTGTAGCGACATTGTGCCGCCATGCGAGAAGATGTGCAGTAGCTGAAGAGGGATAGTGCCAATGCATGAGCTAAAGCGGATGAGCTCACGCGCCGAAGATATCCATGCCATATTACACTGGCGTTCCGAACACTAATATGCAGGAGTAATCCATGACCGGCAATATGGTTATTAGCCAAGTATTGAATGTACACGGGCGTATACCGGGCAAAATCCGGCGCGGTGGCGCCTCCGGGCCAGGTACAGAGGATACCAGTCTGTTGGAGCCCGTCGATTGTGGAATACAGAGGTCGAGAAATAGGCCGGTATGTTGGCCAGTTGCTGTGCCTAGAGCGTCAATGGTTTGTTTGAGGATCAGTGAAGCAAGAAGAGTCAACAGGAGTTTCTCACTGGGACTTAGGAATAGAGAGTTACAGACTGATAGGGCGAGAATTAAACCATCACATTCTTCATCTTAATTCTCTTCATAGAGCTTCAGATCTGACAAACAATCGCACTGACTGCTACCGGCTTGACCCACGTCTGCTACATTCCTTATTGGGAATCATGCACAGCCACTAATGTTTATGCATATAAATCAAACCCCCATCAACTGCAAGGTCAGTGCCCGTGGTAAATGTCGCATCAAATGCAAGAAAGACAGCAGCTTTGGCCACCTCTTCGGGAGTCCCATTCCTAGCAAGTGGAGTGAGCTTCTCACCCTCTTCTCCAAATGCAACCAGGTCTGCTGGCGTCACGCCAGACACACCCATGGTCGGCGTCTTGATGAATCCAGGGCACACTGCATTGACCCTAATCTGGCGGTCCACCAGCTCGGCAGCCAGCGTCTGCACGAGCGAAGAGACAGCGGCCTTCGACGCGGAGTATGCCGCCAAACCGGGGAAGCCGTGCTTGGTAGATACTGAGCTAGTGAAAACGATTGCGCCGCCGTCACGGATAAGAGGGATGAATTTCTGAGCAACGAAGAATGCGCCAAAGACGTTGGTGTTTATTGTTCGGTGAAAGGACTCTTCGGTGACTGCCGCCACGGGCTCAAGGCATGCGTACCCggcgttgatgaagaggaagtcgaTTTGGTCGGCGAACACGAACTTGGACTCTTCAACAAGCTTCTCGATATTGGATAAAGAGGTGATGTCACATTGCACAACGTGGGCCTTGTCACCAAGCTGGTCTTTGGCGGAATCGATGGGAGGCTGGCTACGGCCGGTGAGGAGGACTTGGGCACCAGTTCCGGCGAGGAGTTGGGCGGTTGCGAGCCCTATACCGTGGGTGCCGCCGATGATAACTGCGTTCTTGCCGTAGTTGGCCATGTCGCTGAGTGAAGGCTTGAGCGAGTATTGATGAGTTGAGTGGACTTGAGATGGGATTAATTGTTGACTGAAATCTGGCCGTTTTCTTGCTGCCTTTATACTTCAGCATCCTCTTTTCTCCAGATTTCTGGAAGCTGGATTTCAAATCAGTCCATTATTTGCATTTCTAATCAGTACCTCGAATTGAATGCGCCGACTTGGCCTGTTGATGCTGCCCGCCGGGTTCATGTTTGATGTTTGGTAGGTATAGAAGCTGTGTCACCTCTGAACTCGTATTTATACTTGGCAGTCATACTTCGTTTTTGAACGAATAGGAAACGTCGGTGAGTGACTCAAAGAATGCAGCCAAGCCTTATCAAACTTTGTTGCGTTGCTCTTTGATATGATTGGACGTTGGGAGTAAGCATTCTGCAGACCATCCGCAGTACCCTTGATATACTGGAAAGGTCAAGATATGGGCTCTCTAGCATAGAATCTGCACTCTTTTTCTGAGAGTATAGTCAACCAACGATAGGAATAGCTATCGGTTAGCCAAGGACTTGTATTGTTTTCAATGTTCGGTTCTCTTCCGCGTTCTCTTCCGCGATTGCGGTGTCTTTCTGGAGAATAGAACAAACTACAACTACAGTCAACCATCCACTCCTTCATTGTTGCAGAGTTCTATCCCAATCTCAACATTCTTTCCATTTGTAGTGGGTTTAGAGCATAGTTATTTCCACGAAAGATGCTGCCGATGCGGCTATATATAATCAACTCCACAATTGCACCTTAAGCAAATTGATGAAATTGAGCTCATTTCGCTGCCGATCTGGAACTTCGTTTGTGCCATTTAACCATGCAATCTCGTCTAAAGTGAGCTTAGAAGCAACATATGCATAAGGAAACCTTGTTTATGGCTTCCTTGTTAAGTGAAGTATGTTGACGGTGTCAACTACGGTGCATACACGGAGCAGACGGGCTATGTGA is a window of Aspergillus nidulans FGSC A4 chromosome VI DNA encoding:
- a CDS encoding uncharacterized protein (transcript_id=CADANIAT00009443) → MPDPLPRIACFHGSGSSAAVFEIQCSFLATLLAKQFTLEYFDGPFPRSAGPGVLPAFADYGPFKSWFEPESDNPKADGSGYDASGRDGIERVLGLMEQRAREKQFGNDKWVGVLGFSQGTRIASGLLLDQQRWERAENEGKGKRTVGEGIRLKFGVMCNGGGRPMESEVGYKLDEPDMIVRIPTLHVHGLKDEFLAFGREQFEKYFDKDTATLYEINYHHAMPWVKAQSEELARRVTELYNKTRHFLRESYNAVYHNWNRYSLFTISQATRDIKGHPQIL
- a CDS encoding putative short chain dehydrogenase (transcript_id=CADANIAT00009444), which translates into the protein MANYGKNAVIIGGTHGIGLATAQLLAGTGAQVLLTGRSQPPIDSAKDQLGDKAHVVQCDITSLSNIEKLVEESKFVFADQIDFLFINAGYACLEPVAAVTEESFHRTINTNVFGAFFVAQKFIPLIRDGGAIVFTSSVSTKHGFPGLAAYSASKAAVSSLVQTLAAELVDRQIRVNAVCPGFIKTPTMGVSGVTPADLVAFGEEGEKLTPLARNGTPEEVAKAAVFLAFDATFTTGTDLAVDGGLIYMHKH